In one Desulfovibrio sp. TomC genomic region, the following are encoded:
- a CDS encoding response regulator, translated as MGAKRILVIEDDRRLQDLLREYLATFGFEVKAVGHAREGLDVLETFAPALVILDLMLPDIDGFEACREIRRRGATPIIMLTARTDVADRVAGLEIGADDYVPKPFEPRELVARIQAVLRRGEPAQAQSVGESLSFGRLRVDRGAREAFLDEVPLGLTTMEFEALSLLAGNAGRVLDRDALLRALRGLESDVYNRSIDIAMSRLRQKLGDDAKAPIFIKTVRGAGYVFIAKADEHA; from the coding sequence ATGGGCGCAAAACGCATTTTGGTTATCGAGGACGACAGGCGGCTCCAGGATCTCCTGCGCGAGTATCTGGCCACCTTTGGCTTTGAGGTCAAAGCCGTGGGCCATGCCCGGGAGGGGCTGGACGTCCTGGAGACCTTTGCCCCGGCCCTGGTCATCCTCGACCTCATGCTACCCGACATCGACGGTTTTGAGGCCTGCCGGGAAATCCGCCGGCGCGGGGCAACGCCCATTATCATGCTGACCGCCCGCACCGACGTGGCCGACCGGGTGGCCGGGCTGGAAATCGGGGCCGACGATTACGTGCCCAAGCCCTTTGAGCCGCGCGAATTGGTGGCCCGCATCCAGGCGGTGCTGCGCCGGGGCGAGCCGGCCCAGGCGCAGTCGGTTGGCGAGAGTCTGTCCTTTGGCCGGCTGCGGGTGGACAGGGGGGCCAGGGAGGCCTTTCTCGACGAAGTTCCCCTGGGGCTGACCACCATGGAATTCGAGGCCCTATCCCTCTTGGCCGGCAATGCCGGGCGGGTACTCGACCGCGATGCGCTGTTGCGCGCCTTGCGGGGTCTGGAAAGCGACGTTTACAACCGCTCGATAGACATTGCCATGAGCCGGCTGCGCCAGAAGCTCGGCGACGACGCCAAGGCCCCCATCTTTATCAAAACCGTGCGCGGCGCGGGCTATGTCTTTATTGCCAAGGCGGATGAACATGCTTGA
- a CDS encoding 6-pyruvoyl trahydropterin synthase family protein, whose amino-acid sequence MAPLYTIAVSGSFSAAHRLPNHPGPCAAMHGHNFEVVAELGATCLVDGMVADFMAVRAAMNEAFSGLDHACLNDHPELSPPTAEVLAAWIFGRLQARLGDDRVRVLQVRVEESKGLSAAYRNDPC is encoded by the coding sequence ATGGCCCCGCTTTACACCATTGCCGTTTCCGGTTCCTTTAGCGCCGCCCATCGCCTGCCCAACCATCCCGGGCCGTGCGCCGCCATGCACGGCCACAATTTCGAGGTCGTGGCCGAACTTGGGGCCACCTGTCTCGTCGACGGCATGGTGGCCGATTTCATGGCCGTGCGCGCCGCCATGAACGAAGCCTTTTCCGGCCTGGACCACGCCTGCTTAAACGACCATCCCGAACTGTCGCCGCCAACGGCCGAGGTCCTGGCGGCCTGGATTTTCGGCCGGTTGCAAGCTCGTCTGGGCGACGACCGGGTGCGCGTCCTTCAGGTGCGGGTCGAGGAAAGCAAGGGCCTGTCCGCCGCCTACCGTAACGACCCATGCTGA
- a CDS encoding HAMP domain-containing sensor histidine kinase, whose translation MLDFLRRHLQSIFTRLGLVMLCMVVVINCGTWLLYIRFHSRADTADSRHMARYARFLAEAVGSPPDRAKAQALVADLPLRVTVGGEQGWSVGRPGDFPEAYLTLRPLGDGVSGGVVHGHRRMVVTAADGSTLTFDSFPTEPELASFRLFAVLSLALTWVVVLAGYGVMRWLLRPVRWLSEGAAAVRDGAYDHQVPETCGGGLLELSRTFNEMTSALRATLCAQKRLLIDVGHELRTPITRLKLALELLPDRERAEAMREDVDDMEVMVVSILESARLRHEVRSVHAAPVDLVELTGVIAARYADTLPGVTVDLPGEPVWVMADGEKLAMVVRNLLDNACKYSRGGDAPIAVALAGEREWVVLTVADHGPGIPAEALPHIFEPFYRVDASRTRDTGGFGLGLSLCQAIVRAHGGRIAATNGREAGLTVTVAIPRQAPATPRQ comes from the coding sequence ATGCTTGATTTTCTGCGCCGCCACCTGCAGTCGATCTTTACCCGCCTGGGGCTGGTCATGCTGTGCATGGTGGTGGTCATCAACTGCGGCACCTGGCTGCTCTATATTCGTTTCCACAGCCGGGCCGACACCGCCGACAGCCGGCATATGGCCCGCTATGCCCGGTTTCTGGCCGAGGCTGTGGGGAGTCCGCCGGACAGGGCCAAGGCGCAGGCCCTGGTCGCCGACCTGCCCCTTCGGGTCACTGTTGGCGGGGAGCAGGGCTGGAGTGTTGGCCGGCCAGGGGATTTTCCCGAGGCCTACCTCACCTTGCGGCCTCTTGGCGACGGCGTTTCGGGCGGGGTGGTCCACGGCCACCGGCGCATGGTGGTGACCGCTGCCGACGGGAGCACGCTCACCTTTGACAGCTTTCCCACCGAGCCCGAATTGGCGTCCTTTCGTCTGTTTGCCGTCCTGTCCCTGGCCCTGACCTGGGTGGTGGTCCTGGCCGGCTACGGCGTCATGCGCTGGCTGCTGCGGCCGGTGCGCTGGTTGTCGGAGGGAGCGGCGGCGGTTCGCGACGGCGCTTACGACCATCAGGTGCCGGAGACCTGCGGCGGAGGGCTTTTGGAACTGAGCCGGACCTTCAATGAGATGACATCGGCCCTTCGGGCGACGCTTTGCGCCCAGAAACGGCTGCTCATCGACGTTGGCCATGAGCTGCGAACGCCGATCACCCGCCTCAAACTCGCCCTGGAACTGCTGCCGGACCGGGAGCGGGCCGAGGCCATGCGCGAGGATGTGGACGACATGGAAGTCATGGTGGTGTCCATCCTCGAATCGGCCCGGCTGCGCCACGAGGTCCGCTCAGTGCACGCGGCTCCGGTTGATCTGGTCGAACTGACCGGAGTCATTGCCGCCCGGTACGCCGATACACTGCCCGGGGTCACGGTCGATCTGCCCGGAGAGCCGGTCTGGGTCATGGCTGACGGTGAAAAACTGGCCATGGTGGTGCGCAATCTGCTGGACAACGCCTGCAAGTATTCGCGGGGAGGCGATGCCCCGATCGCTGTGGCCCTGGCTGGGGAGCGGGAATGGGTTGTGCTGACTGTGGCCGACCATGGTCCGGGTATCCCGGCCGAAGCCCTGCCCCATATTTTTGAGCCGTTTTACCGGGTGGATGCTTCGCGTACCCGGGATACCGGCGGCTTCGGCCTGGGACTGAGCCTGTGCCAAGCCATCGTGCGCGCCCACGGCGGCCGCATTGCGGCCACGAACGGCCGGGAGGCAGGCTTGACAGTGACAGTGGCCATTCCCCGTCAAGCGCCCGCGACGCCTCGGCAATAA
- the queF gene encoding preQ(1) synthase has product MSHPVPKDDVSTLKTLGQGATVYPHTVSPGLLETFPNAFPGRPYTVTFSSDEFTSLCPKTGQPDFGTISIRYVPDALCIESKSLKLYLFSYRDEGAFMETLTNRILDDLVEAASPLEMEVTGDFAARGGITISVTATYQKR; this is encoded by the coding sequence ATGTCGCACCCGGTTCCCAAAGACGATGTCAGCACACTCAAAACCCTGGGCCAGGGGGCAACGGTCTACCCCCACACCGTCTCGCCCGGCCTGCTCGAGACCTTTCCCAACGCCTTCCCGGGCCGGCCCTATACCGTGACCTTTTCCAGCGACGAATTCACGAGCCTTTGCCCCAAAACCGGCCAGCCCGACTTCGGCACCATCTCCATCCGCTACGTGCCGGATGCACTGTGCATCGAATCGAAGTCGCTCAAGCTGTATCTGTTTAGCTACCGCGACGAAGGCGCCTTCATGGAAACCCTGACCAACCGCATCCTCGATGATCTCGTGGAGGCGGCCTCCCCCCTGGAAATGGAAGTGACCGGCGATTTCGCGGCCCGGGGCGGCATCACCATCTCGGTCACGGCCACCTACCAGAAGCGCTAA
- a CDS encoding YhjD/YihY/BrkB family envelope integrity protein — MRRPVFRRRLVAAWLRELARLGGEAISAFFRSGGPTQAAALAFYALLSSVPLLFAMLALSGAVSGESWTGQMALRRQLAAITPYIDEVLVSRARRLLWASAGFSLESVLFLLWSSWLFLGALRRALALPWRQSPPPAVSLVGRVWGALWGGVGGVLFVGAVTAAMYLAYLPRLEPQGSLLRQWSALWGVGCLTGLFAAAYVLFLPGRRPLRAILAVSAGLAAAGWGVSLAFARLVAVLPRYELVYGSLSGAVLFLLWLDYNAWLVLLGAWFLHLWQRDHAPSALHRRLSPAGWIDRLRSGRLTGRNGPGG, encoded by the coding sequence GTGAGGCGACCGGTTTTCCGACGGCGGCTCGTGGCCGCCTGGCTGCGGGAGCTTGCCCGGCTTGGCGGCGAGGCGATCAGCGCCTTTTTCCGCTCCGGCGGTCCGACCCAGGCAGCCGCCCTGGCCTTTTATGCCTTGCTCTCGTCCGTGCCGCTGCTTTTTGCCATGCTGGCCCTGAGCGGGGCGGTGTCCGGCGAGAGCTGGACCGGCCAGATGGCCCTTCGCCGCCAGTTGGCCGCCATCACCCCCTATATCGACGAGGTGCTGGTGTCCCGGGCGCGGCGGCTGTTGTGGGCCTCGGCCGGGTTTTCCCTGGAGAGCGTGCTGTTTCTCTTGTGGTCGTCCTGGTTGTTTCTGGGCGCGTTGCGCCGGGCCCTGGCCCTTCCGTGGCGTCAGTCGCCGCCGCCGGCCGTCTCCCTGGTCGGACGGGTTTGGGGCGCGCTGTGGGGCGGGGTGGGCGGGGTGCTCTTTGTGGGCGCGGTGACAGCGGCCATGTATCTGGCCTATCTGCCGCGCCTGGAGCCCCAGGGCAGCTTGTTGCGCCAATGGTCGGCGCTGTGGGGCGTGGGCTGCCTGACCGGCCTCTTCGCTGCGGCCTATGTGCTCTTTTTGCCGGGCCGGCGGCCGCTGCGGGCCATACTCGCGGTCTCGGCCGGGCTGGCCGCGGCCGGCTGGGGGGTCAGTCTGGCCTTTGCCAGACTGGTGGCGGTCCTGCCCCGCTATGAACTGGTCTACGGGTCGTTAAGCGGCGCGGTGCTTTTTTTGCTCTGGCTTGATTACAACGCCTGGCTGGTCCTTTTGGGGGCGTGGTTTCTGCATCTGTGGCAGCGCGACCACGCCCCGTCGGCCCTGCACCGCCGGCTGTCCCCGGCCGGCTGGATCGACCGGTTGCGCTCCGGCCGCCTGACGGGCCGCAACGGGCCGGGTGGTTAG
- a CDS encoding 7-carboxy-7-deazaguanine synthase QueE, translating into MLKVHEIFASIQGESSFAGWPCGFLRLSGCNLACSWCDTRYAGDSFADMAVADAVAALMALGLPLVEITGGEPLLAPETPHLVAALADAGLTVLVETNGSLDIRGLDARAVAVMDVKCPGSGMEGRNDYANLDRLRPRDEVKFVLTDRADYDFAREIAARVWTGRMVHFSPVPGLLDPARLAAWMLADTVRARLSLQLHKYIWSPDARGV; encoded by the coding sequence ATGCTGAAAGTCCACGAAATTTTCGCCAGCATCCAGGGCGAGTCGAGCTTTGCCGGCTGGCCGTGCGGCTTTCTGCGCCTGTCCGGCTGTAATCTGGCCTGCTCCTGGTGCGACACGCGCTATGCCGGCGACTCCTTTGCCGACATGGCCGTGGCCGACGCCGTGGCTGCGCTGATGGCCCTTGGCCTGCCGCTGGTCGAGATTACCGGCGGTGAACCGCTGCTGGCTCCTGAGACGCCGCATCTCGTGGCCGCCCTGGCCGACGCCGGACTGACCGTGCTGGTCGAGACCAACGGCAGCCTGGACATCCGAGGACTCGATGCCCGGGCCGTGGCCGTCATGGACGTCAAATGTCCGGGCAGCGGCATGGAGGGGCGAAACGATTACGCCAACCTGGACCGGCTGCGCCCCCGCGACGAGGTCAAATTCGTCCTGACCGACCGGGCCGATTACGACTTTGCCCGGGAGATCGCCGCCCGGGTCTGGACCGGGCGCATGGTCCATTTCTCGCCCGTCCCGGGCCTCCTTGATCCGGCCAGGCTGGCCGCCTGGATGCTGGCCGACACGGTGCGCGCCCGGTTGTCCCTGCAACTGCACAAATACATCTGGAGCCCCGATGCCCGGGGCGTCTGA
- the queC gene encoding 7-cyano-7-deazaguanine synthase QueC: MTAQAQKKAVVLFSGGLDSTTCLAVAREQGFLPCALSFAYGQRHIVEIEAARRVAKAMAPHAHLILPLPLGAIGGSALTADIAVPKDRDTAAMESEIPVTYVPARNTIFLSMALGWAEVLGASDIFIGVNALDYSGYPDCRPEFVAAFEAMANLAVKEAVEGRLHIRIHTPLLRLSKADIVRLGTRLGVDYGLTHSCYDPDPAGLACGRCDSCLLRKKGFEEAGVADPTRYHPSL; encoded by the coding sequence ATGACCGCACAAGCACAGAAAAAAGCCGTGGTCCTTTTTTCCGGGGGCCTTGATTCCACCACCTGTCTGGCTGTGGCCCGGGAGCAGGGCTTTTTGCCCTGCGCCTTGAGCTTTGCCTACGGGCAGCGCCACATCGTCGAGATCGAGGCGGCCAGGCGCGTGGCCAAGGCCATGGCGCCCCACGCCCATTTGATCCTGCCCCTGCCCCTTGGGGCCATAGGCGGTTCGGCCCTGACCGCCGACATCGCCGTGCCCAAGGACCGCGACACGGCCGCCATGGAGTCCGAGATTCCGGTCACCTACGTGCCGGCCCGCAACACCATTTTCCTGTCCATGGCCCTCGGTTGGGCCGAGGTCCTGGGGGCCAGCGACATCTTTATCGGCGTCAACGCCCTGGACTATTCCGGCTATCCCGACTGCCGGCCGGAATTCGTGGCCGCCTTTGAGGCCATGGCCAATCTGGCCGTCAAGGAAGCGGTGGAAGGGCGGCTTCATATCCGCATCCACACGCCGCTTTTAAGGCTGTCCAAGGCCGACATCGTGCGCCTGGGGACCCGCCTTGGCGTGGACTACGGTCTGACCCATTCCTGCTACGATCCTGATCCGGCTGGTCTGGCCTGCGGCCGCTGCGACAGCTGCCTGCTGCGCAAAAAGGGCTTCGAGGAAGCCGGCGTGGCCGATCCCACCCGCTACCATCCAAGCCTGTAA